catttttaattttctgcatAATTGGACAAAAGTCCTTCCTTTTTAATCAATCGTTACATTTGTTGCCTCCTTATACTTAGTTGCCTATTTACATCTGCTTCGTATTTTATTAAGCTTAAATTCCTTGTTCTTCCAAGTGTCATTTCTCGAATTAAgccagttgaaaaaaaatcgattaaatgaTCAATCAATCCTTTCTTGAGCCTCAAAGCTATAAAAAAAGctataaagaaagaaaaaaaattatttttaaaattaaacggaCAGACACTTAccttgtcaaatatttttttccttaaaacatcaaaaaatgaattattacaCATTTTATATCGGATTTCCTTCTGGCATAAAACGTTATTATTTGCAATAATTTATAACTCTCCACTACTTGAAGTTGATTCTATTGTCTGATATGAAAATGATTAGTATTAGTCTCAGTTATACAcgatcaacataaaaaaaaacaatctatATTTAAACAGTTGCATTTTGCTGAAGTCGTATGTCTTGTCTACTACAATACgtgctaaaaaataatattataataatttgcattcaaatttatatcttttttgtGATAGGCgtatataatttttagctggtaacaaacttttttttgcattattactTGGAAGTGTTTGACACCTTCTTCTAAATATCATAcgattcgaaaaatattttttcaaaaaataaaaacgagtaGTAGTGATATCAAGTTACCTTTGACGTTTCTCATAcaatatacataaaaatattttataagacacatttcaaaaaattaccatatTCACATCACTCGTTTAAATTAGCCTGcgtgacaaatttttcaacatgagTTTCGACTAATTTTTCGTACGAGTTGTAAAAAGTTGAACTACAGCCAAAAGAGCGTACAAAAGGTCTCCTCCTAATAAAGATCAATTTGTATTCggatctaattaatttttatcgttgttagaataaaattaagttgtaGTCCAGATGTTTTGAGACAATCACctgtcattttgttttttgtcataaattaattaatttatttttttttcttttcagataaTTTTGCAGCCAAGAAAGAGTTAACAAAGAAAGTGCCGTTCAATGTGACAATCTCAAgtgcaataataacaaaaaaagtgtcttttctaaataaatgatttgataattaagaaatcaaataaataaaaatattcactgCCATAAATGTAaaagataaacaaaatattttttaaaaaaataataaatagataaATTGTCTCAATATGACGACTCGCTGGTGCAAAAAAGCTCCACGCATAGCATTTATAGTATTTATTATCGTATCACTAATAATAGGTACATCGATATTAGTTGCATTAGTGAATGGTGCATTTTCGAGGAGTGAcagtgaaaataatttcaaaacacCACCAAATAGTAGTTTGTTAGGCAGTAGTAcgttagaattaaattatgttaCGACCACAGCAGCTACGGTGACATCGAACGATAAAAGTaccggtaagttttttttttgtatttccatGTATTTATACGACGCGGTGctatatgttaatttttattttcgcaaTTAATTTATAACGATAAATCatcagttttatttatttaaaaatatgcaccTGACACTTTTGAAGGACGATTACATTATTCACGACATTTTACACTCAAGtgcagttaaaattaattaaattgaaaggaATATgaggaaaacaaataaatcacaGTGTAACCCCTGAAATGAACCTATCAGGATATGTCTGGTGTCCCAGATTTACTAattgcaataatttatttatttttaatttattcactgagcaattttaattattttcgaccataaattacaaaacaaaaatatttatttaaaaaagtttcgtaattgaaaaaagtcgtaaaaggatttttttattagaaatccattaaatttacgaaaaaaataaaatttattacttttgttttaaaaattatggagaaatattttttttctaatttataaaaaaatgtttaatggcCTTGTTTATTAGAacttatttttctatattcaTTCATGACGCAATTTCGCTAAATTGTCATATGGTCAGATTTCGTCGTTTCTTCATAAATCTGCGAAAAAAAGTGcataaatttgtaattcaATACTTTCCGAATAACTTTGcacaaacatatttttcccaataaccgataaaaataaaataattcattaattaaccGAGTTCttcctataaaattttatgaatgaattttatgcatatttcacacattcataaaacaaatttattagaaataaaaatttattgtcatcatttttcattgaagtgaataaatatttcgcaagcaattgatacaaattttaatatttattctttttttttatgttgcaaCCTCGTGcacctcatatttttttaattatattattaaattttcacgtaatcatcattttatgtaaattgtttgtttatttattcaaaaagacAACTTCCGTATATTAATTAGTCGTGACCCTTCACATAGCACGGCGCACGAGCCTTATCATAATTTCTGATCTAAacgcatgatgatgatgattcttgtaaaaaatgtttttgtcatGCCTTGTCTTGTTTTGTCAAGCAAACGATCTGTCTTGACGTCTTGCGCATTTTCATTAAGAATTTACTCGTTTGTGAGTTTAAACAATGAAAAGTGATCGTCTTGAGTGATGATACTACTAATTAAAATGACAATAAATCATTGTCCCTCACCTAATTACAATGcgtttttttgtcattcttttgtctttattttcatttattttatttaaaagtgcgcttaaattttagaaagaaaGCATTTTAATCGGGTttgaatgagaaaatatgacctgatgattttttgcttgtctagacatttttttttgtgtaaagacGAACGTTTTTTACATACgaaatgcacgaaaaaaataaattcgaaataaaatgcaaacaaaTCGTCAATCAGGTATTTATTGTTTAGTAGACATTAAAATCTGTGTCAACATTccgcgagcaaaaaaaaagaggaaaccataaatttgaatacaaTCAAGAGTCAAGTTAACGACCGTGCGGTGCAGAAAGatgtttagaataaaaattgggTCCATTAGTAAAAATGTCATCATCGTTTAACGAAATGCATTTCATTCacataaacgaaaaattaaaacagggATGGGTAGTGCGATGAAAATGGGCACAGGGGCATTTTAGTAAAACTTGCCCTAACTGAATTCTGACATTTAAACAAATGAacccaaattaaaattttcatttaaacaaaaaaaaatgagtttttgaaaaaaattgaaaaaaattcacaaagctAATTATTGAAgctttttatccaaaaaaactcaaaatatttaaaaaacaataaaagtaaaattaaaaggaagtgaaaaattaaagtttctaAGTGCATCTCGTTTAGacgaattgatttttaaaaaacaacttAAGAAGACCTAAAGCACCTCAAGAACTCAAGTCAAAATTCCGACaagtttaaactttaaaaaacatgACTAGAACTAGTtatcaaaaagcaaaaaatatataagttCCTCCTCAATGTAAGTATTTCTAATTGCTTTTCTTTAGAACCATAGTGAAAATCATCAAGCTGAAGGTACCAATTCTCATCAaagagcttttaaaaaatgcaaagcaACTCTGCTCATCGACATACAATCTCGAAATGTGTCAAGAAACTTTTAATGTTTCCATATCTTCCATCCTCTTGTCGTCATCAACCTCATCATGTTACTCTcaaaatataaacttaaaataaatatttagatcaTTATGTCATTTCGTTTACTTTATTTACGATTCAAGTCACTTGTCGACGATGACAAGCtatgttcataaaatttaaacgcacgaaaaaaaaagtaatttgctTCAGTAACTGAGACCTCgtctaatataataataatcgacaATTACCTCCCATCAGAAACCGCCTCACACgtacttttatttatcataatcatgcaaatttcatcgaaaagtTGTCGTAGGTATTTAAGAGAGCCCGACCACCTTCTCatgcttttgtttgtttaaaaagtgTCTCTTTTTAATTAAGCTACGCCTCTGCTTATCATCATTATATACTTacttattataatataaacaCTTGGCGCCATATAGCTACAAACgcatgtttcaaaaaatatttcgtatcttttttttcttgcttgaaacaattgttcaaataattcaatttatttaacactttcttgtatgtatttttttatgtggcagaatattttttacacactTTTCGTGTTcaacatgaaatttattggCAAGTGTGGCTTTTACGTAGTTTCCGTCATATTTGCAATGCATTAAAAAGTGATGATTTATGGTGCTTTCGTGTGCATTTCAACCTATACTTTCCTCACTGGAGATTATCTCATGatgtaaaaaacgaaaaatgtattggtttaagattattattattttttacgagaGTGTGGGATTATTTTCTCTGAgcttatgttttatttttttttcttggcatgttatatttaattgtttattagtGTCATACAATTTTATGTGACAACGAGGTTCACTCAACTTTTCGTTGTaccattattgttatttaacaATGATTTTACCAAACATTAAATTAcgatttattaaagttttattgcagaaaaaaataaataattaaataaaatatcgttAAAAATCGGGCCAAAAATGCTTTTATGGGTTTTAAATGAccgatgtaaaataaaataaaataaaaataaataaaatgaccaaaaataaaagaagagcaCTTAATGGTCGTTGAAACAAACATTTCGCGCAATAACAAACAACCATAAATAATGCAATTTAATAACTTCATCATCTCATGTTGGGTCTGTTTTCAtgctgattttatttttatttaaaccagaattttattttcttgcggacgatataaataattttaaaattcgtgtaaaaatgtatattaaagtgtattaaaatgcattttgaccaactttttattaaattaatgttattaatatcattattttttattataaaaatatgttttttatattaaaaactttcagaacacacattttttgtgttccttGAAGGCTTGACGATGATCAAAATTAGTACAAGTAgttgttttgttgtaaaaataataatatatatgataataAACATTGTAATAATGTTATATATGTTATAAaacaaaggttttttttaatacaaagtaacgaaaatgttaaacagtagcatattttttaaaaataatttttaaatctttttacgaattttttggacaaaacaatACTTTTCTTTGTATTTGATTCTTTTTCAATGACTTACAAATTACCCATtcatttgtaataatttacaaaaatataatcatcATTTGTAAATCATGTCTTAAGGGCTAAAAAAACCCACAACCACCAAAACGTGTTCAAGCTTTAGCCAAAAACAGGTGAaatcattcataatttttgacagttacaaCAAATCGCAAGTCATTGAActtcaaaccaaaaaataaataaaagtcaatgtcccttaaaatcttattttttaaataatttacaaatggCACGCACATTTATGCCACGACTTAATCCCTTAGGCTTtgaacaaatacaaaaaactgcacaaaaaatttgccGCAAAATTTATCTGATTTTGTTTACATATGTTTcagttacattttattataaattcattcataacattattattaaataaatgctCTGTGAAtggaaattaagtcaaaaatgaaGTTCATTGTTGTCCCGAAAACTAAAAGAGCGAAacgaaaaagagaattttaattcaattaaaataaattcaattcctGAGCGTTTTctaagaaatgcaaaaaaagaaagaaagaacgaCTGTTTAGTAAATTTCAGCCGAATCTACATGTCtattttgagcaaaataaaaagttatacaAACAGCAAAAGTTATGACTTGTTGGAACACATGTAACGAGCAAGACAATTgtaatttgacacaaaaatagcTTATATGTACGAAAAAGTATGTACttgtaaataaaacaaaaccatGGCAGACCAGGTTGGTTCTAATTCTGAgaaatgcaatttatttattttttttttataaaatgctgTCTTGATGTTAGTTTGCATTCACTCATTGCGACTCATGGgtacaaaataatttgttttgtttttcattcatagttttggtgttgttgtttttttttgtcatgtagCTTCAGTGGttaacacgaaaaatattttaattagattcaATTTAGTTGGAAAAGAATTCGGACAGACAAAATTTGTTactgggaaaatttttgaagtatttatttgaggacatttattttttaaaatgtgcattgggttgaaatttaagaaaaataaattataaccaaaattaaaattcattagagCTTAAAGCTTCAAATTCAgcattaagtcaaatttttaaaatgtgcattaggtcaaaattttaaaatgtgcattaggtcaaaattttaaaatgtgcattaggccaaattttcaaatgtcaaattgtttaatttttaggttagaattttaaaaggaatgACCGTAAggttcaaaatgtgcattgggcttggtcacgtggttgaaaATAACAAAGTTTCTATATTTCTAAAAGTTAAAAGGGCAAATaaacctttgaaaaaaaattaaacagctGCATGTTCTTTAATCCAACTTCTCACAGTCGATACCTTTGAATAAACTCCCGGATAATGAGGCTCCGCACAAGATTTTCCCCAGCTAACAACTCCTATCAACTTATCCTTGCCATCTGCTGTTTTCGTTACCAACGGACCTCCGCTATCTCCTTGACACGAATCCTTTCCGCCTTCTTCAAAGTTTCCAGCACATAACATACGTTCCGTAACTCCATAATACTCTTTATACGCATTGTCACAAACATCTCGATCCACAATTTGAACCGTAACAGCTCTCAACTTCCTACTAGACTCTGTTGGATTCCGAGTATTGCCCCAACCACTAACGACAGAATCAGAACCTACCACTTCTGGTTCCTTATCTTCTGGCAACAACACTGGTTGAgcattttcattgaattcaaTTGGCGTGGCAAGTTTAAGGATGGAATAATCGTAATCTGTGGTACTTGCTACGTAATCGGGATGTTGAATGATTTCGGCAACTTGATGCATGTGACCTCCGTCGCCACTTCGGTACGAGGATCCAACGCGAACTTGTATGCGACTTGCGTTTTGTCGATTGGTACAATG
The sequence above is drawn from the Culicoides brevitarsis isolate CSIRO-B50_1 chromosome 1, AGI_CSIRO_Cbre_v1, whole genome shotgun sequence genome and encodes:
- the LOC134828086 gene encoding trypsin-4-like, producing MLLNPRYYGPRIVGGKEADIKSHPYQVSLQRNGHFCGGSILAPTFIMTAAHCTNRQNASRIQVRVGSSYRSGDGGHMHQVAEIIQHPDYVASTTDYDYSILKLATPIEFNENAQPVLLPEDKEPEVVGSDSVVSGWGNTRNPTESSRKLRAVTVQIVDRDVCDNAYKEYYGVTERMLCAGNFEEGGKDSCQGDSGGPLVTKTADGKDKLIGVVSWGKSCAEPHYPGVYSKVSTVRSWIKEHAAV